The genomic interval CCAGCTGAGTGAGATCAGCGAGGTGGTGTTCAAAGACGCTGCCTTTGCAAAAGAGTGCCGCGACCTGGCAGAGGAAGTGGACAGGGCGATCAAGGCATACGCTATCGTAGAGCATCCGCAGCTGGGGCATATGTATCCGCTGGAAGTGGATGGTTATGGTAACCGCCTGTTCCTGGACGATACGAATGTACCAAGCCTGTTGTCTATTCCTTACCTGGGCTATACCACGGCAGACGATCCGTTGTACCAGAATTCCCGTCACTTTGTGTGGAGCACTTTCCATTGCTGGTTCTACAAAGGTAAATATGGTGATGGCGTGGGTAGCCCGCATACCGGACCTGATTATATCTGGCCAATGAGTATCATTATGAAAGCGTTGACCAGCAGCAATCCTGAGGAAATTGCAGAATGTCTGAAAACACTGCGTAACACGGATGGTGAGACTGGCTTTATCCATGAGTCCTACCATAAAGACGATCCGACCAAATACACCCGTAAATGGTTTGCATGGGCCAATACCCTGTTTGGTGAACTGCTGATGAAAGTGAGCAAGGAGCATCCGGAACTCCTGAAAAGGCAATATGCTTAATTGATTGTATTTCTATAATATCTTGTAGTGCTCATCCTTCGTATCCATGCGAAGGATGAGTATTTTTAGGACCGTTTTAACCTTAATGCAATAACCCATGTCCCCTATAGCTAATTACGAACAGCAGATCAACGATTATAAATCAGCAATATCAGCCGTGCAGCAGCGATTGAGTTTGCTGGGCTGGATAAGATTGCTGTGTTTTGCAGGGGTCTTATTTTGCGGATATGCATTCTTTCGCAATAATTTTGACTACACCTGGTTGCTGGCCGGATTGCTTCCGCTGGCTGCATTCATCGTTGTGCTGGTGCGTTATCTATCGCAACAGGACAAGCTTACCCTGCTTAAAACACTGCTCTCGCTGAACGAAAAAGAATGGCGGCTGGCGGCTACGGGACAATCGGGTTTTGATAATGGAAGCAGGTTCGCGGATGAGCAACATCCCTATACAGGCGACCTTGATGTATTCGGACCAGCCTCTCTTTATGCACATATGAACCGTACAGGTACGCTGATAGGAGCTAAAGCCCTGGCGGAGACGCTGAAACAACCCCTGACGGATGCGGTGCAGATCAGGCAGCAACAGGAAGTAGTTCGGGAGCTTGCTCCGCGCTTTAAATTCCGTCAGTTGTTCTCGGCGCATGCCATTCTCACAGATGAGCAACCGGATGATATAGCGGGCTTGTATAAATGGTTAGCTATGCCATTGGAGTTTGCCGACAGGAAATGGGTGAACATTACACGCTGGTTAATGCCATTATTGTTATTGGGTGGAGCGGTATATTATTTTATAACGGGTCAGTATTACCTGTTTATATTGTTTCTCTGTCTGAACTGGGGGATATTGGGGATGCTGATAAAGAAGATAAATGGGCAGCACCAGCTGATCTCCAATAAGGAAAAGATATTCGGCAAGCTGGCCTGGCTGCTGCATCTGATCAGCATGGAAAAGGTTGAAAGCGCCTCTTTGCTGAAAGCGCAGCATGAACAAGCCCTGGCCGCAAGAACCGCTTTGCGGCAGCTGGCGAGGATCTGTAACGCCCTGGATCAGCGTTTGAACCTGCTGGTGGGAATGGGCTTGAACTCATTTATATTATATGATCTGCATTGTATGATAGCCCTTGAAAGGTGGAAGTCACGCTATAATGAGGACTTGCCTGGCTGGCTGGATGTGATCGGAAAAATGGAGGTCTGGAACAGTATGGCCACGTTTGCCTATAATCACCCCGACTATATTTTCCCATTGATTAATGAAGAGGGTACCCGGCTGGTAGCTGCAGGAGTTGGGCATCCGCTGATACCGGCGGAAGAATGCGTGCGTAATGATATCGGTATCGGCTCGCCGCAACAGTTCCTGATCATTACCGGGTCTAATATGAGTGGCAAGAGCACCTTTCTGCGCAGTGTAGGCAGTAACCTGTTGCTGGGCTTACGTGGTATGCCGGTGTGTGCAGACAGTTTCACCTGCAGCCCGATGCAAATCATGACCTCCATGCGTATCAAGGATTCCATCGCTAAACATACATCTTATTTCCAGGCGGAGTTATTGCGCCTGCAGCAGATCGTGGAAGTGCTGAAGAGCGGTGAAGCGGTGTTTATCCTGCTGGACGAAATATTGAAAGGCACTAACTCCGAAGATAAGCTGGCGGGGTCCCGGCGGCTGATAGAACATTTCCTGCAGTACCACTGCCTGGGAATGATCGCCACGCATGACCTGGAACTGGGGCACATGGAGGAAACGTATCCACAGCGTATCCGTAACTATTGTTTTGAAAGTACGATCAAGGATGATCAGCTCTTCTTCGATTACCGCATCCGTGAAGGTGTTGCGCGTAATAAGAATGCGACGTTCCTCATGCAAAAGATGGAAATAATATGATTTGGTAAATAGCTAATTAATTTAGTATTTTTACTAAAAATATTAGCTGTATGACCTTGCCATTTCAGGAGGGGATTCCTGAAAATCCCTATTACAAAGGACGTGGAGCCCAGTTAAATCCAAAGAACAAGTATCTCCGGAATGAGTATGCGCAGGAGCATGTAGAAGGTATCGATGAATGGTGGCAGGCAGATGTGCCCACCCAGATACTGGAAGAGCATGCAAAAACGCTGGTCAATAAAGTGGACAGCCCGGATGTGGGCATGTGGTATTCCATGAATCCTTACCAGGGCTGTGAACATGGCTGTATCTATTGCTATGCACGTAATGCCCATCAGTTCTGGGGTATGAGCGCCGGACTTGATTTTGAGCGGAAGATCGTGGTGAAGCGGAACGCCCCGGAATTGTTGAAGAAATTCCTTGATAATAAGAACTGGGTCCCCAAACCTATTTCTCTTTCCGGCAATACGGACTGTTACCAGCCGCTGGAAAGAAAGATGTTCCTGACCCGCCAACTGCTGGCCATCGCGCTGGATTATAAACAACCTATCGGTATTATCACCAAGAACTCGCTGGTGCTGAGGGATAAATATATTCTGCAGCAAATGGCCCAAAATAACCTGGTATGTGTA from Chitinophaga filiformis carries:
- a CDS encoding PA0069 family radical SAM protein, translated to MTLPFQEGIPENPYYKGRGAQLNPKNKYLRNEYAQEHVEGIDEWWQADVPTQILEEHAKTLVNKVDSPDVGMWYSMNPYQGCEHGCIYCYARNAHQFWGMSAGLDFERKIVVKRNAPELLKKFLDNKNWVPKPISLSGNTDCYQPLERKMFLTRQLLAIALDYKQPIGIITKNSLVLRDKYILQQMAQNNLVCVYVSITTMQEDLRQKMEPRTTTAAQRLKIVKELSDLGIPVGVMTAPMIPGLNDHEMPALLEAAAANGAKFAGYTVVRLNDAVKIIFNDWLYKNFPDRADKVWHQIESMHGGQVNDSDFGRRMRGEGNIADMIRQQFKVHTKRLGINQERFEFNTSLFERPQVQLKLF
- a CDS encoding MutS-related protein codes for the protein MSPIANYEQQINDYKSAISAVQQRLSLLGWIRLLCFAGVLFCGYAFFRNNFDYTWLLAGLLPLAAFIVVLVRYLSQQDKLTLLKTLLSLNEKEWRLAATGQSGFDNGSRFADEQHPYTGDLDVFGPASLYAHMNRTGTLIGAKALAETLKQPLTDAVQIRQQQEVVRELAPRFKFRQLFSAHAILTDEQPDDIAGLYKWLAMPLEFADRKWVNITRWLMPLLLLGGAVYYFITGQYYLFILFLCLNWGILGMLIKKINGQHQLISNKEKIFGKLAWLLHLISMEKVESASLLKAQHEQALAARTALRQLARICNALDQRLNLLVGMGLNSFILYDLHCMIALERWKSRYNEDLPGWLDVIGKMEVWNSMATFAYNHPDYIFPLINEEGTRLVAAGVGHPLIPAEECVRNDIGIGSPQQFLIITGSNMSGKSTFLRSVGSNLLLGLRGMPVCADSFTCSPMQIMTSMRIKDSIAKHTSYFQAELLRLQQIVEVLKSGEAVFILLDEILKGTNSEDKLAGSRRLIEHFLQYHCLGMIATHDLELGHMEETYPQRIRNYCFESTIKDDQLFFDYRIREGVARNKNATFLMQKMEII